A window from Micromonospora profundi encodes these proteins:
- a CDS encoding acetyl-CoA hydrolase/transferase family protein, producing METDVVRITRGGDLTRRPKSFAVEDVARFVRPDDAVVIGHGGGWPRRIVESLVAGASGPFTILHNRIDDELPYFAAPGAAVRHAGFMAGHSTREQIAAGSADFIPNCYGLTPTLINSGAVGCDVVVLHLSPPDEDGWCSLGTCVAYLPAAVSRARTVIAQINRQMPRTCGTSVHISAIDHLVEVDEPLQAVVTAPLDAVTSAIATNVAGLIRSGDTIQLGIGKLADAVLRGVAGKDGIRMLTETFSDSALDLMKAGTLAPGPDGQPAITATFVTGSEELYRAIDSRPEIVMLPVDRTNDPATLGKVNRFIGVNSAIEIDLTGQINAESIGPKLYSGPGGHLDFAIGAAYGHNGRYVCALPSVAAKGALSRIVTRLRPGSTVTVPRSLADVVVTEYGVAELRGLSLRDRARALVEIAHPDHRSSLRAAL from the coding sequence ATGGAAACCGATGTCGTCCGGATCACCCGCGGCGGCGATCTGACCCGCAGGCCGAAGAGCTTCGCCGTCGAGGACGTGGCCCGCTTCGTGCGCCCTGACGACGCGGTCGTCATCGGGCACGGCGGCGGATGGCCGCGGCGGATCGTCGAGTCGCTGGTCGCCGGCGCGAGCGGGCCGTTCACCATCCTGCACAACCGGATCGACGACGAATTGCCGTACTTCGCCGCGCCGGGCGCAGCCGTGCGGCACGCCGGCTTCATGGCCGGTCACAGCACCCGCGAGCAGATCGCCGCCGGCTCGGCCGACTTCATCCCCAACTGCTACGGGCTCACCCCGACGTTGATCAACAGTGGCGCCGTCGGTTGTGACGTGGTCGTGCTGCACCTGTCCCCGCCCGACGAGGACGGCTGGTGCAGCCTCGGCACGTGTGTGGCGTACCTGCCTGCGGCGGTCTCCCGGGCGCGGACCGTCATCGCCCAGATCAACCGGCAGATGCCGCGGACCTGCGGAACCTCGGTGCATATTTCCGCGATCGATCACCTCGTCGAGGTCGACGAGCCGTTGCAGGCCGTGGTCACCGCGCCGCTCGACGCGGTCACCTCGGCGATCGCGACGAACGTCGCGGGCCTGATCCGCAGCGGCGACACCATCCAACTCGGGATCGGCAAGCTGGCCGACGCGGTGTTGCGCGGTGTCGCCGGCAAGGACGGCATCCGCATGCTGACCGAGACGTTCAGCGACTCGGCCCTGGACCTGATGAAGGCCGGCACGCTCGCGCCCGGCCCCGACGGCCAACCGGCGATCACGGCGACGTTCGTCACCGGCAGCGAGGAGCTGTACCGAGCGATCGACTCCCGACCCGAGATCGTCATGTTGCCGGTCGATCGGACCAACGACCCGGCCACGCTGGGCAAGGTAAATCGATTCATCGGTGTCAACAGCGCCATCGAGATCGACCTCACCGGTCAGATCAATGCCGAGTCGATCGGCCCGAAGCTCTACAGCGGGCCGGGTGGACACCTCGACTTCGCCATCGGCGCCGCCTACGGCCACAACGGGCGCTATGTCTGCGCGCTGCCGTCGGTCGCCGCGAAGGGCGCGTTGTCGCGCATCGTCACGCGACTGCGCCCCGGCAGCACGGTGACCGTTCCCCGTTCCCTGGCCGACGTGGTGGTGACCGAGTACGGCGTCGCCGAGCTGCGCGGCCTCAGCTTGCGCGATCGGGCCCGAGCGCTCGTCGAGATCGCACACCCGGACCACCGCTCGTCGCTGCGCGCGGCCCTGTAG
- a CDS encoding isocitrate lyase/PEP mutase family protein codes for MAAPSFRQLLARHDGSNPLLVPGATHAFMAKLIQDAGYEALYVSGAGTAATIFGLPDVGLMTMTELVENVSRINDATNIAIFADADQGFGNAVNVIRTVREYEKAGAGAIQIEDQSFPKKCGHMDGKSVVPLAEMVGKIRAACDARTDPETVIVARTDARATEDMDRAVRRAVAYAEAGAEVIFPEAMRTEEEFAQMAQELKGVPLVANMTEWGKSPVVDAQSLGEMGYTVVIFPSAPMRAAQQAIVDVLTELRERGTQRGLLDRMYHRKELYRLVGLDDIYAAEERYIPAPTPDAAGN; via the coding sequence ATGGCAGCCCCATCATTCCGACAACTGCTGGCGCGGCACGACGGCAGCAATCCACTTCTCGTGCCCGGCGCCACCCACGCGTTCATGGCGAAGCTCATCCAGGACGCCGGCTACGAGGCGCTCTACGTCAGCGGCGCGGGCACGGCCGCGACCATCTTCGGCCTGCCCGACGTGGGCCTGATGACGATGACCGAGCTGGTGGAGAACGTGTCGCGGATCAACGACGCGACGAACATCGCCATCTTCGCCGACGCCGACCAGGGCTTCGGCAACGCGGTAAACGTGATCCGCACCGTCCGGGAGTACGAGAAGGCCGGCGCCGGCGCGATCCAGATCGAGGACCAGTCCTTCCCGAAGAAGTGCGGCCACATGGACGGCAAGAGTGTCGTACCGCTGGCGGAGATGGTCGGCAAGATCCGGGCCGCCTGCGACGCCCGGACCGATCCCGAGACCGTCATCGTCGCCCGCACCGACGCCCGCGCCACCGAGGACATGGACCGGGCGGTGCGACGCGCCGTCGCCTACGCGGAGGCCGGCGCCGAGGTCATCTTCCCGGAGGCGATGCGCACCGAGGAGGAGTTCGCCCAGATGGCCCAGGAGCTCAAGGGCGTACCCCTGGTCGCCAACATGACCGAGTGGGGCAAGTCGCCGGTCGTCGACGCCCAGTCACTGGGGGAGATGGGCTACACAGTCGTCATCTTCCCGTCGGCGCCGATGCGCGCGGCCCAGCAGGCGATCGTCGACGTGCTCACCGAACTGCGCGAGCGGGGCACCCAACGCGGCCTGCTCGATCGGATGTACCACCGCAAGGAGCTGTACCGGCTGGTCGGCCTCGACGACATCTACGCGGCGGAGGAGCGGTACATCCCCGCTCCCACCCCCGACGCGGCGGGGAACTGA
- a CDS encoding FAD-dependent oxidoreductase: MSEADQFDVIVVGAGAAGSIAALVAAQRGANVLLLEKSVLRGTNAQLSGGFLQAAGTRYQQEMGIEDSPELMMADIMKKNGGVANVDVVAEICRRSKDYIHFIADHVGLELHVNTTIKWYGHSAFRMHAGPAEKGSELVAQLRRAVAAEERVTLVDEARVTGLLAEDGRVTGVTAGIGDGTAEELRASGVVLACSGFGNNRQMLTQYCPDALDAVYIGSETSTGEGITWGMALGADVEFMSAWQGHAHVNPKYGTHLSGGLPYLGSIMVNLNGERFAREDLGYSELTPVILAQPSGIAVEIFDQRIVDALWTNGVFREAYDAGAVHRFERLEDLAAAHSLPVETVRRTVAAYNEGTRGTAADAFGREPSGTPLEAPWYGSVVTGGIAHTQGGLRIDPAARVLTPAGQPIAGLFAAGGTAAGMSGLGVAGYTSGNGLSHAFTTGLIAGESASAPVVSST; this comes from the coding sequence GTGTCAGAGGCGGACCAGTTCGACGTGATCGTGGTGGGCGCGGGCGCTGCGGGCAGCATCGCGGCCCTCGTCGCCGCGCAGCGCGGCGCCAACGTGCTGCTGCTTGAGAAAAGCGTGCTCCGGGGCACGAACGCGCAGCTCAGTGGCGGGTTCCTGCAGGCGGCTGGGACGCGCTATCAACAGGAGATGGGCATCGAGGACAGCCCGGAGCTGATGATGGCCGACATCATGAAGAAGAACGGGGGTGTGGCGAACGTCGACGTGGTCGCCGAGATCTGCCGTCGGTCCAAGGACTACATCCACTTCATCGCCGACCACGTCGGCCTTGAGCTGCACGTCAACACCACGATCAAGTGGTACGGCCACAGCGCCTTCCGGATGCACGCTGGCCCGGCCGAGAAGGGCAGCGAGTTGGTCGCTCAGCTGCGCCGCGCGGTGGCCGCCGAGGAACGAGTCACCCTCGTCGACGAGGCCCGGGTCACCGGCCTGCTGGCCGAGGACGGCAGGGTCACCGGCGTGACCGCCGGCATCGGCGACGGCACGGCCGAGGAGCTTCGCGCGTCCGGCGTCGTCCTCGCCTGCAGCGGCTTCGGCAACAACCGGCAGATGCTGACGCAGTACTGCCCGGACGCGCTGGACGCGGTGTACATCGGCTCGGAGACCAGCACCGGTGAGGGCATCACCTGGGGCATGGCGCTCGGCGCCGACGTCGAGTTCATGTCGGCGTGGCAGGGCCACGCCCACGTCAACCCGAAGTACGGCACCCATCTCTCCGGCGGGCTGCCGTACCTCGGCAGCATCATGGTCAACCTCAACGGCGAGCGGTTCGCCCGCGAGGATCTCGGCTACTCGGAGCTCACGCCGGTCATCCTGGCGCAGCCGAGCGGGATCGCGGTGGAGATCTTCGATCAGCGCATCGTCGACGCGCTCTGGACCAACGGGGTCTTCCGCGAGGCCTACGACGCCGGCGCGGTGCACCGCTTCGAACGGCTCGAGGACCTGGCCGCGGCCCACTCGCTGCCCGTCGAGACGGTGCGGCGCACCGTGGCGGCCTACAACGAGGGGACCAGGGGCACCGCGGCCGACGCGTTCGGCCGGGAGCCTTCGGGCACCCCGCTGGAGGCGCCCTGGTACGGCTCCGTCGTCACCGGCGGGATCGCGCACACCCAGGGTGGCCTGCGAATCGACCCGGCGGCCCGGGTCCTGACGCCGGCGGGTCAGCCGATCGCCGGACTCTTCGCCGCAGGCGGCACGGCGGCCGGTATGTCCGGCCTCGGCGTCGCCGGTTACACCTCCGGCAACGGACTTTCACACGCCTTCACCACCGGCCTCATCGCCGGCGAGTCTGCATCCGCGCCGGTGGTCTCCTCCACCTGA
- a CDS encoding NAD(P)-dependent oxidoreductase codes for MTDMTVGLIGLGAMGGGMARRLIDKGFPPAVFDIDSQKVAELTELGARSCASPAEVAAVADVTLLSLPNSRLVEAVVLGPDGALAGARAGTVVVDMSSSDPDSTLALGERFVEAGVEFLDAPVSRGARAARDGTMSILVGGAAETLARVRPVLDQLGTDIVHAGPLGAGHAAKALNNHMSATALLAAMEGFFVAVKAGVDPELAVTAINQGSGRSHMTDVRFPLYYLPRQFTSNFALGLMEKDCRIAAEMAARSGRPMLLGALTSQLYRVAMNRGMGPADNTRVLELMEELLNARLSADPAQ; via the coding sequence ATGACGGATATGACGGTGGGCCTGATCGGGCTCGGCGCGATGGGCGGCGGGATGGCCCGGCGCCTGATCGACAAGGGTTTCCCGCCGGCGGTGTTCGACATCGACTCGCAGAAGGTCGCCGAGCTGACCGAGCTGGGTGCCCGCAGCTGCGCCAGTCCGGCCGAGGTGGCGGCCGTCGCCGACGTGACGCTGCTGAGCCTGCCGAACTCGCGGCTGGTCGAGGCGGTCGTGCTCGGCCCGGACGGTGCGCTGGCCGGCGCGCGGGCCGGCACCGTCGTGGTGGACATGTCCAGCAGTGACCCGGACAGCACCCTGGCGTTGGGCGAGCGGTTCGTCGAGGCGGGCGTGGAGTTCCTCGACGCTCCGGTCAGCCGGGGCGCGCGGGCGGCCCGGGACGGCACGATGTCCATCCTGGTCGGCGGTGCTGCGGAGACGCTCGCCCGGGTGCGGCCGGTCCTCGACCAGTTGGGCACCGACATCGTGCACGCCGGCCCGCTGGGCGCGGGCCATGCGGCCAAGGCGCTGAACAACCACATGTCGGCGACGGCGCTGCTGGCCGCGATGGAGGGGTTCTTCGTCGCGGTCAAGGCCGGGGTGGATCCGGAGTTGGCGGTGACGGCGATCAACCAGGGTAGCGGTCGCAGTCACATGACCGACGTGCGCTTCCCGCTGTACTACCTGCCCCGCCAGTTCACCTCGAACTTCGCCCTGGGCCTGATGGAGAAGGACTGCCGGATCGCGGCGGAGATGGCGGCCCGCAGTGGGCGGCCGATGTTGCTGGGCGCGTTGACGAGTCAGCTCTACCGGGTGGCGATGAACCGGGGCATGGGTCCGGCGGACAACACCCGGGTCCTGGAGTTGATGGAGGAGCTGCTGAACGCACGACTGTCGGCAGATCCTGCTCAATAG
- a CDS encoding acyl-CoA carboxylase subunit beta, which translates to MTESTLDDRRELHDQLREQALGMGGEKKLKTRAAAGILNARERIDHLFDEDTFHEVGLFGVSHRPQMRDRTPADGKVTGFGQIAGNTVGVVSNDFTVLGASSSRTNARKIKQVKRVAARQGYPVVFLGESSGARMPDAMGAEGTVANSDDPIQYLRRRDSPWVSAVLGPCYGSSSWYASMSDFVVMRKGAVLAVSSPRLTEMATSENVDPEELGGWRVHAQDSGLVDVAVDTDEEALDLVKRFLSYLPNNRDEPPPVAAVPEGADDPARAERIAALVPTSRNRVYNMRKVLECIVDPDSLFELKQLYGRPIITALARIDGQTVGIVASNPFVKGGAIDPEACSKATSFLVLCDSFNVPLVFIADQPGFLIGKDGERKGATGRVMNWMNALSLVTVPRIAVVARKSYGQALLNMGLGGNADETCAWTTAEINFMDPRFGARIVHGRDVIDDAERYEAAVAEMTQGTSAYDAAAAFAVGNVIDPRQTRAYLSAALRVHGRRVGEHHLANWPTTIY; encoded by the coding sequence GTGACTGAATCTACATTGGACGATCGTCGGGAGCTGCACGACCAGCTCCGGGAACAGGCGCTCGGGATGGGCGGCGAGAAGAAGCTCAAGACCCGTGCCGCCGCCGGCATCCTCAACGCCCGGGAACGCATCGATCACCTCTTCGACGAGGACACGTTCCACGAGGTGGGCCTCTTCGGCGTGTCCCACCGACCCCAGATGCGGGACCGCACTCCAGCCGACGGCAAGGTCACCGGGTTCGGGCAGATCGCCGGCAACACCGTCGGTGTGGTCTCGAACGACTTCACGGTGCTCGGGGCGTCCAGCAGCCGTACCAACGCTCGCAAGATCAAGCAGGTCAAGCGGGTCGCGGCCCGGCAGGGCTACCCGGTCGTCTTCCTTGGCGAGTCCAGCGGCGCGCGGATGCCCGACGCGATGGGGGCCGAGGGCACCGTCGCCAACTCCGACGACCCGATCCAGTACCTACGGCGCCGCGACTCCCCCTGGGTGTCGGCCGTGCTCGGCCCCTGCTACGGGTCCTCCTCCTGGTACGCGTCGATGTCGGACTTCGTGGTCATGCGTAAGGGCGCGGTGCTCGCGGTCTCCAGCCCGCGCCTCACCGAGATGGCCACCTCGGAGAACGTCGACCCGGAGGAACTCGGCGGCTGGCGCGTCCACGCTCAGGACAGCGGCCTCGTGGACGTGGCGGTGGACACCGACGAGGAGGCGTTGGACCTGGTCAAGCGCTTCCTGTCCTACCTGCCGAACAACCGCGACGAGCCCCCACCGGTCGCCGCGGTGCCCGAAGGCGCCGACGACCCGGCCCGCGCCGAGCGCATCGCCGCGCTCGTGCCCACCTCCCGCAACCGGGTCTACAACATGCGCAAGGTGCTCGAGTGCATAGTCGATCCGGACTCGTTGTTCGAGTTGAAGCAGCTCTACGGCCGTCCCATCATCACCGCCCTGGCCCGGATCGACGGGCAGACAGTGGGCATCGTCGCGAGCAACCCGTTCGTCAAGGGCGGTGCGATCGACCCCGAGGCGTGCTCCAAGGCGACCAGCTTCCTCGTCCTGTGTGACTCCTTCAACGTGCCGCTGGTGTTCATCGCGGACCAGCCGGGTTTCCTGATCGGCAAGGACGGCGAGCGCAAGGGCGCCACCGGCCGGGTGATGAACTGGATGAACGCCCTGTCGCTGGTCACCGTCCCGCGCATCGCGGTCGTCGCCCGCAAGTCGTACGGGCAGGCGCTGCTCAACATGGGCCTCGGCGGCAACGCCGACGAGACCTGCGCCTGGACCACAGCGGAGATCAACTTCATGGACCCGCGGTTCGGCGCCCGCATCGTGCACGGCCGGGACGTCATCGACGACGCCGAACGGTACGAGGCAGCCGTCGCCGAGATGACCCAAGGCACCAGCGCCTACGACGCGGCCGCCGCCTTCGCGGTGGGCAACGTCATCGACCCCCGACAGACCCGCGCCTACCTCTCCGCCGCGCTGCGGGTGCACGGTCGGCGCGTCGGGGAGCATCACCTGGCCAACTGGCCGACCACGATCTACTGA
- a CDS encoding ABC transporter substrate-binding protein: MKTRLRLIAALGAAVLALTACSSGSGSSNKDGLFEFTLGSFNGEIYVLDYVADKQGFFEENGLKASFISPQQGGASANTLFLGGTLKGWPGNPAPIMQNMAKGEDIKIAGWLDNWIPFGVVVPADSDLAALKDRPFAEKMQALRGKKIGLTAIGSLVYQSLMAGFASAGMTDKDATILAVGQPDSGIGQMEAGRIDAYVTYSRTDVGVFEQRAGAVQFASLTGEEAPEKIRAYSSYALPVLNSLATENPMVVSGYVKAQKQAYDWTKQNIDQAAQIVADQVYKGQYKEIIVPALNEIFKQEQRYDFKVNPQSWDNLSSLVVELGMVEEANRNSLEYAKVVLDEAKAS; this comes from the coding sequence ATGAAGACAAGACTGCGGCTGATCGCAGCCCTCGGCGCGGCGGTGCTCGCGCTGACGGCGTGCAGCTCCGGCTCCGGATCGTCGAACAAGGACGGGCTCTTCGAGTTCACCCTCGGCTCGTTCAACGGTGAGATCTACGTCCTCGACTACGTTGCGGACAAGCAGGGCTTCTTCGAGGAGAACGGGCTCAAGGCCAGTTTCATCTCGCCCCAGCAGGGCGGCGCGTCGGCGAACACGCTGTTCCTCGGCGGCACGCTCAAGGGCTGGCCGGGCAACCCGGCCCCGATCATGCAGAACATGGCCAAGGGCGAGGACATCAAGATCGCTGGTTGGCTGGACAACTGGATCCCGTTCGGAGTCGTCGTCCCGGCCGACTCCGACCTGGCCGCGCTCAAGGACCGTCCGTTCGCGGAGAAGATGCAGGCGCTGCGCGGCAAGAAGATCGGCCTGACCGCGATCGGCTCGCTCGTCTACCAGTCGCTGATGGCCGGTTTCGCCTCCGCCGGCATGACCGACAAGGACGCCACGATCCTGGCCGTCGGCCAGCCGGACAGCGGGATCGGCCAGATGGAGGCCGGTCGCATCGACGCCTACGTGACCTACTCCCGTACCGATGTCGGGGTGTTCGAGCAGCGGGCGGGCGCGGTGCAGTTCGCCTCGCTGACCGGCGAGGAGGCCCCGGAGAAGATCCGCGCCTACAGCTCCTACGCGCTGCCGGTGCTCAACAGCCTCGCCACGGAGAATCCCATGGTCGTCAGCGGCTACGTCAAGGCGCAGAAGCAGGCGTACGACTGGACGAAGCAGAACATCGACCAGGCCGCGCAGATCGTCGCCGACCAGGTCTACAAGGGTCAGTACAAGGAAATCATCGTTCCCGCGCTGAACGAGATCTTCAAGCAGGAACAGCGCTACGACTTCAAGGTGAACCCGCAGTCGTGGGACAACCTGTCGAGCCTGGTGGTGGAGCTCGGCATGGTCGAGGAGGCCAACCGGAACTCCCTGGAATACGCCAAGGTCGTGCTCGACGAGGCCAAGGCCAGCTGA
- a CDS encoding NAD(P)-dependent oxidoreductase: MSAARSLETPVGVIGTGQLGKVLTDRFLGAGYQVVAYDIDPAALERLHPDVTRASGPAEVAATAPTVVTCVSDPAAVRDCILGDGGVLDGAFAQTLVIEMTTSSPETTREVGAALARTGAAIVDAPVSRGVPAAIEGTLSVWLGGEKSDVDRAMPYLTPLATDILHVGPLGAGHAIKAVNMMLMGVNLIATAEAVAVAGSYRVGLDAFLDVLNASSGGNFMTSNHFPRFVQSGSYRSAFSAGLMRKDLRVARDLAEEMGAPALYGTRALEIYNLYLAQPDATADDDNMLIVPFLWNLLGADQGTETGS, encoded by the coding sequence ATGAGTGCCGCACGGTCGCTGGAGACGCCGGTCGGAGTGATCGGCACCGGGCAGCTCGGAAAGGTGCTCACGGATCGGTTCCTCGGCGCGGGCTACCAGGTCGTCGCCTACGACATCGATCCGGCGGCGCTGGAGCGGCTGCACCCGGACGTCACGCGGGCCTCGGGTCCGGCCGAGGTCGCGGCGACCGCCCCGACGGTCGTCACGTGCGTGTCGGATCCGGCGGCCGTGCGGGACTGCATCCTCGGCGACGGGGGCGTTCTCGACGGCGCCTTCGCGCAGACGCTCGTCATCGAGATGACCACCTCATCGCCGGAGACCACCCGCGAGGTCGGGGCGGCTCTGGCTAGGACCGGGGCGGCCATCGTGGACGCCCCGGTCAGTCGGGGGGTGCCGGCCGCCATCGAGGGCACGCTGTCGGTCTGGCTCGGCGGCGAGAAGTCGGACGTGGACCGGGCGATGCCGTACCTGACTCCGCTGGCGACCGACATCCTGCATGTCGGTCCGCTCGGCGCGGGACATGCGATCAAGGCGGTGAATATGATGCTCATGGGCGTCAACCTCATCGCCACCGCCGAGGCGGTCGCGGTGGCTGGCTCGTACCGCGTCGGGCTGGATGCGTTCCTCGATGTGCTCAACGCGTCCAGTGGAGGCAACTTCATGACGAGCAACCACTTCCCGCGGTTCGTGCAGAGCGGCAGTTACCGCTCGGCGTTCAGCGCCGGGCTGATGCGCAAGGACCTGCGGGTGGCGCGCGACCTCGCCGAGGAGATGGGGGCGCCGGCGCTGTACGGCACCCGAGCGTTGGAGATCTACAACCTGTACCTCGCGCAGCCGGACGCGACGGCGGACGACGACAACATGCTGATCGTGCCGTTCCTGTGGAATCTGCTCGGCGCCGATCAGGGGACGGAGACCGGCTCATGA
- a CDS encoding IclR family transcriptional regulator, with protein MYGSSTVDKAVDVLMAVAQARNGITNSDLSERLGLDRSTAHRLVSTLERRGLVQRTSERRYVLGSELYFLAFRGMLDHWAVIKQTLADLVAMTGESASFSVLHGLQYYCALQHNSPNDLSYCPTAGECYPLNAGATGFTLLAFQPEPRREQLLAELPLERFTERTITDRDELREELLRTVKRGHALSAGARTLGGCAVACPVFTREGVLMGAVVLSAVEARLPLPKLEDFVPDLKAAAARISSELAGAK; from the coding sequence GTGTACGGAAGCTCGACGGTCGACAAGGCGGTCGACGTGCTGATGGCGGTGGCCCAGGCGCGAAACGGCATCACCAACAGCGACCTCAGTGAGCGGCTCGGGCTCGACCGCTCCACCGCGCACCGCCTGGTCAGCACCCTCGAACGCCGCGGCCTCGTGCAGCGCACGTCCGAGCGGCGCTACGTCCTCGGCAGCGAGCTGTACTTCCTGGCCTTCCGCGGCATGCTCGACCACTGGGCGGTCATCAAGCAGACGCTCGCCGATCTGGTCGCGATGACCGGGGAGAGCGCGAGCTTCTCCGTCCTGCACGGCCTGCAGTACTACTGCGCGCTGCAGCACAACTCGCCGAACGACCTCAGCTACTGCCCGACGGCGGGGGAGTGCTACCCGTTGAACGCCGGTGCCACCGGCTTCACGCTGCTGGCGTTCCAGCCCGAGCCGCGCCGTGAGCAACTCCTCGCGGAACTGCCGTTGGAGAGGTTCACCGAACGCACCATCACCGACCGGGACGAGCTGCGCGAGGAGCTGCTCCGGACGGTGAAACGCGGGCACGCGCTGAGCGCGGGGGCGCGCACGTTGGGCGGTTGCGCCGTCGCCTGCCCCGTGTTCACCCGCGAGGGCGTGCTCATGGGCGCCGTCGTGTTGTCCGCCGTCGAGGCGCGGCTGCCGCTGCCGAAGCTCGAGGACTTCGTCCCCGACCTCAAGGCGGCAGCCGCGCGCATCAGCAGTGAGCTGGCGGGTGCCAAGTGA
- a CDS encoding thiamine pyrophosphate-binding protein, whose amino-acid sequence MSTRNGGQLTVEVLRAHGVDTVFGLIGSATMELFDALHDAEDIRFIGVRDERTGVHMADAYARTTGRPGVILAGQNGPGATNLVTGLAQAMRAYSPVVALAGATSTEHYQLDGFQEIDQHALFTPVTKRTFDVVQRKRLGDLLTQAFRTALSPRPGPVLVNLHRDVLAQEFDDTVNPTPLRRTEGIEGLRPLAPAGLVARAADLLRTAERPVIVAGGGVKFREWEPVAALAELVGAPIVTSAGHGDAVPSTHPAYAGQMGPRGNVVATQLVKDADVILVLGSRLGFNSTFFSYDNISRDAQIIQVEMDATALGRYFPVAFGVLADAPGFAGQVTEALAGHRPGAAVSDWFDTFTARRRDLLEQREREGDDNATPIQPTRIWKALRATLPEDVIVTLDAGTLCLQAHDVLPYRQSPALITPVDFGLVGFSFAAGLGAKLGNPDRTVVSLMGDGGFGMVTSEISTAVQSGINTTVIVLNNGVWGAEKAYQRDFYGGRYIGADVVNPPYDELARLYGAHGFAVEKPDDLESTISEAIASDRLAIVDVKVDPDALYSFRRDSFKHRAGTGSGS is encoded by the coding sequence GTGAGTACTCGTAACGGTGGACAGCTGACGGTCGAGGTGTTGCGCGCCCACGGCGTCGACACGGTCTTCGGCCTGATCGGCTCGGCGACGATGGAGCTGTTCGACGCGCTGCACGACGCGGAGGACATCCGTTTCATCGGGGTCCGCGACGAACGTACCGGCGTGCACATGGCAGACGCCTACGCACGGACGACCGGCCGGCCCGGGGTCATCCTCGCCGGGCAGAACGGCCCCGGCGCCACCAACCTGGTGACCGGGCTGGCCCAGGCGATGCGCGCCTACTCCCCGGTGGTGGCGCTGGCCGGCGCGACCTCGACGGAGCACTACCAGCTGGACGGCTTCCAGGAGATCGACCAGCACGCGCTGTTCACGCCGGTGACCAAGCGGACGTTCGACGTCGTGCAGCGCAAGCGCCTCGGTGACCTGTTGACCCAGGCGTTCCGGACCGCGCTGAGCCCGCGTCCCGGCCCGGTGCTGGTGAACCTGCACCGCGACGTGCTGGCACAGGAGTTCGACGACACGGTCAACCCGACCCCGCTGCGCCGCACCGAGGGGATCGAAGGGCTGCGTCCGTTGGCACCCGCCGGCCTGGTGGCCCGCGCCGCCGACCTGCTGCGTACCGCCGAGCGTCCGGTGATCGTCGCCGGTGGCGGGGTGAAGTTCCGCGAGTGGGAGCCGGTCGCGGCGCTGGCCGAGCTGGTCGGCGCGCCGATCGTCACCTCGGCGGGGCACGGTGACGCGGTGCCGTCCACGCACCCGGCCTACGCCGGGCAGATGGGCCCGCGCGGAAACGTCGTCGCCACCCAGTTGGTCAAGGACGCCGACGTCATCCTGGTGCTGGGCAGCCGGCTCGGCTTCAACTCGACGTTCTTCTCCTACGACAACATCAGCCGGGACGCGCAGATCATCCAGGTCGAGATGGACGCGACGGCGCTCGGCCGCTACTTCCCGGTGGCGTTCGGCGTACTCGCCGACGCGCCGGGCTTCGCCGGGCAGGTGACCGAGGCGCTCGCCGGTCACCGGCCGGGCGCGGCCGTGAGCGACTGGTTCGACACCTTCACCGCTCGCCGTCGGGACCTGTTGGAGCAGCGGGAGCGCGAGGGCGACGACAACGCCACCCCGATCCAACCGACCCGGATCTGGAAGGCCCTGCGGGCCACGTTGCCCGAGGACGTAATCGTCACCCTGGACGCGGGCACCCTCTGCCTCCAGGCGCACGACGTCCTGCCGTACCGCCAGTCGCCGGCGCTCATCACGCCTGTCGACTTCGGTCTGGTCGGTTTCTCGTTCGCGGCCGGTCTCGGCGCCAAGCTGGGCAACCCGGACCGCACAGTGGTCAGCCTGATGGGCGACGGCGGTTTCGGCATGGTGACCAGTGAGATCTCCACCGCCGTCCAGTCCGGCATCAACACCACGGTGATCGTGCTCAACAACGGTGTGTGGGGTGCGGAGAAGGCGTACCAGCGGGACTTCTACGGCGGGCGGTACATCGGCGCGGACGTGGTGAACCCCCCGTACGACGAACTCGCCCGCCTCTACGGCGCGCACGGTTTCGCCGTGGAGAAGCCGGACGACCTGGAGTCGACGATCAGCGAGGCGATTGCCAGCGACCGGTTGGCCATCGTCGACGTGAAGGTCGACCCGGACGCCCTCTACAGCTTCCGGCGCGACTCGTTCAAGCACCGGGCCGGCACCGGATCGGGGTCCTGA